aacttttaaaccgttacttactgGAAGTTCAATGGATACACTTGTAACACTTGTCTTTCTATAATctatgagacaactgttttagctgaacttgtttacattcaaatatgtgagcacatcgTCAAACAGTTCACATtcaaatatgtgagcacatcgTCAAAcagtttacattaaaatatgtgagcacatcgtcaaatagtttacattcaaatatgtgagcacatcgccaaatagtttacattcaaatatgtgagcacatcgTCAAATAGTTCACATTCAAATATGTGAGCACCTCGCCAAAtagtttacattcaaatatgtgCGCACATCGTCAAATAGTCTACATTCAAATAAGTGAGCACATCGTCAAATAGTTCACATTCAAATATGTGCGCACATCGTCAAATAGTCTACATtcaaatatgtgagcacatcgTCAAATAGTCTACATtcaaatatgtgagcacatcgtcaaatagtttacattcaaatatgtgCGCACATCGTCAAATAGTTCACATTCAAATATGTGCGCACAACGTCAAATAGTTCACATTCAAATATGTGCGCACATCGTCAAATAGTTCACATTCAAATATGTGCGCACAACGTCAAATAGTTCACATTCAAATATGTGCGCACATcgtcaaatatttcacattcaaatatgtGCACACATCGTCAAAtagtttacattcaaatatgtgagcacatcgTCAAATAGTTCACATTCAAATATGTGCGCACATCGTCAAAtagtttacattcaaatatgtgagcacatcgtcaaatagttcacattcaaatatgtgagcacatcgctaaatagttcacattcaaatatgtgagcacatcgccaaatagtttacattcaaatatgtgaGCAAATCGCCAAATAGTTCACATACAAAAATGTTGGCGCATCGTCAAAtagtttacattaaaatatgtgagcacatcgtcaaatagttcacattcaaatatgtgagcacatcgATAAATAGTTCACATTCAAATACGTGAGCACATCGCCAAAtagtttacattaaaatatgtgagcacatcgtcaaatagtttacattcaaatatgtgagcacatcgtcaaatagttcacattcaaatatgtgagcacatcgCCAAATAGTTCACATTCAAATATGTGCGCACATCGTCAAATAGTTCACATACAAAAATGTTGGCGCATCGTCAAAtagtttacattaaaatatgtgagcacatcgccaaatagttcacattcaaatatgtgagcacatcgttaaatagttcacattcaaatatgtgagcacatcgccaaatagtttacattaaaatatgtgagcacatcgccaaatagtttacattcaaatatttgcGCACATCGCCAAATAATTCACATTAAAAAATGTTGGCGCATCGTCAATAGTTCACATtcaaatatgtgagcacatcgTTAAATAGTTCACATTCAAATATGTTAGCATATCGCCAAAtagtttacattcaaatatgtgagcacatcgCCAAATAATTCACATTAAAAAATGTTGGCACATCGCCAAATAGTTCACATtcaaatatgtgagcacatcgTTAAATAGTTCACATTCAAATATGTTAGCATATCGCCAAAtagtttacattaaaatatgtgagcacatcgccaaatagtttacattcaaatatgtgCGCACATCGCCAAATAATTCACATTAAAAAATGTTGGCACATCGTCAAATAGTTCACATTCAAAAATGTTGGCACATCGTCAAATAGTTCACATTCAAATATGTTGGCACATCGCCAAAtagtttacattcaaatatgtgagcacatcgTCAAATAGTTCACATTCAAATATGTGAGCACCTCGCCAAAtagtttacattcaaatatgtgCGCACATCGTCAAATAGTCTACATTCAAATAAGTGAGCACATCGTCAAATAGTTCACTTTCAAATATGTGCGCACATCGTCAAATAGTCTACATtcaaatatgtgagcacatcgTCAAATAGTTCACATTCAAATATGTGCGCACATCGTCAAATAGTTCACATTCAAATATGTGCGCACAACGTCAAATAGTTCACATTCAAATATGTGCGCACATcgtcaaatatttcacattcaaatatgtGCGCACATCGTCAAAtagtttacattcaaatatgtgagcacatcgTCAAATAGTTCACATTCAAATATGTGCGCACATCGTCAAAtagtttacattcaaatatgtgagcacatcgtcaaatagttcacattcaaatatgtgagcacatcgctaaatagttcacattcaaatatgtgagcacatcgccaaatagtttacattcaaatatgtgaGCAAATCGCCAAATAGTTCACATACAAAAATGTTGGCGCATCGTCAAAtagtttacattaaaatatgtgagcacatcgCCAAATAGTTCACATTCAAATATGTGCGCACATCGTCAAATAGTTCACATACAAAAATGTTGGCGCATCGTCAAAtagtttacattaaaatatgtgagcacatcgccaaatagttcacattcaaatatgtgagcacatcgttaaatagttcacattcaaatatgtgagcacatcggcaaatagtttacattaaaatatgtgagcacatcgccaaatagtttacattcaaatatgtgCGCACATCGCCAAATAATTCACATTAAAAAATGTTGGCGCATCGTCAAATAGTTCACATtcaaatatgtgagcacatcgTTAAATAGTTCACATTCAAATATGTTAGCATATCGCCAAAtagtttacattaaaatatgtgagcacatcgCCAAATAATTCACATTAAAAAATGTTGGCACATCGCCAAATAGTTCACATtcaaatatgtgagcacatcgTTAAATAGTTCACATTCAAATATGTTAGCATATCGCCAAAtagtttacattaaaatatgtgagcacatcgccaaatagtttacattcaaatatgtgCGCACATCGCCAAATAATTCACATTAAAAAATGTTGGCACATCGTCAAATAGTTCACATTCAAATATGTTGGCACATCGTCAAATAGTTTACATTCAAAAATGTTggcacatcatcaaatagttcacattcaaatatgtgagcacattatcaaatagttcacattcaaatatgtgagcacatcgccaaatagttcacattcaaatatgtgagcacattatcaaatagttcacattcaaatatgttagcacatcatcaaatagttcacattCAAATATGTTGGCACATCGTCAAATAGTTCACATTCAAATATGTTGGCTCATCGTCAAATAGTTCACATTCAAATATGTTGGCACATCGTCAAATAGTTCACAttcaaaagttaacaacgatgtcgttaatcatgctgttaactttaaaaaaagttctaaacaatcggaCTATTATTTGTTATCATCCTTATTGGTGAATTTTACCGAGACGAAGACCCTGAAATGAtatgaaaacacatttattttcactataaAAAGTGCTTTTGTTTCGTTATATATTCGGTGGAACATTGTTATGTTATAACGGAATATTATTCATCACGAAATAAAACTCacaattttgaattattgaCTTATTCCGTTATAgcttataacaaataaatattgctttatCTCAAGGTTGCaaaatgttataacattataaacaaactCGATTCGTTATAACGCAATATCTGTTTTAGCGAAATATTTACTACTTTAAGACGTAATAGTACTATTTTGTTATAACAGAAATCAATTCGTTATAACGATATACGTTTCCCGTTATAGCTAGATAGTATTCCGTTAATAACAGAATAACATCCCGTTATAACGAAGTTCTTACATATATTTCGTAAACTCgtgataacaaaataatattcgttaaaacgaaataaaaatatgtatttattgtaatgttattaataattattttacgagtattaattaacaattaccattttggttaaaaacattctcataacttacctttagttcatattgaagccgtatttatcccttattcgtgcatggtgtctgcttttctagccttgactttgctgattttcgCTTCCTcaaagtgacattgcacattcTTATGAATAAAGCCCTGTATATTgcaaggaagcatgtctttttgtcttaatttcgtaaatcgtttgccaaaacgtcaaatgtttcaccttcgtcgtccatttcaTAATAGTCGTAAACTCCAACTGTTAtaacaactgtaatatcaaaccgtacaaagtggttcaatcattcaataggttcaagtatttcAAATAGGTTTATTCGAagcacaacattttcaaaacagtcggaaaacggaaaacaaagtggctgactttaaaaataatttccagcatatttctcagATGAGGCGAGTTttgacagccaatgaaaatgacccttttctcaaatcctatattaggcgagttttgtagccaatcaaaacggaggaaactcatattagccgatttttgttgatattggccgagtttggtcgatattgagcgagttctAGCATAAATTGTACTCAATtatctggtattggtaccgcaattgtctctgtatctcgtcaaatacgtaatagttgattaataaaacgaaaatatatGTGCTTTTGTAACTTCAGGGTTTCCATAAAactgtatcattattttaattgaaatattatggTCGTAAATGATAATGAGTCAATGATTTTTTGGTTTATTATATATGTCAACGCTTATGCCGTTATAAAAATGCCGGTATCGCCTTTCATGAACATAAccatttaattatgtttgccaTTTTAATCCAACAGGTTTTTACTCAGAAATGTATACAActggtgtatatatatatgctctTTATTTCCTCTGATCgagatacatatattaatttacatttaaatatataaatgcccgtgttaacaaaataaacgaaAAGAAATATGTCATAATAAATGCATGTGAAAATATACTAATGATATGATCAGATATATATTTGCAGAAAGATAacacaatatgacaaaatgtgcatttgtaaaaaatatatttatagcaaaAGAAAGAGAGAGAAAAGTGCATATGCGAACAAgcataaatgttacattatcaGGATAAATTTTTGTGCAAGCAATAACTCGAAACAggtttttaaacattattacaatGAAAGGGGGTTAAAAAGGAACATTTACGATATCTACTTattgtaacatttgtttcaGTATTATCATACAGCAaacaatttattacataaatatgcAATCAGTAAAATATCACTTACGATCAAAACATTATAAGAGTCATCATCGAAATTTTGCTTACTTATGTTTACATGCTTattgatattgaaatgtattttcaaaatagttaaGCATAGAAAAGTGATATCTATTCTGGCTAAAAATGTAACAGCTGTATGAATATCAGCCGCCAATTGGATAAAACCGGTTATTGTTATGGTTTGATCAAAGTTACACAAAACgttcattgataaaatatttatccttTGGTTATGtttcatgtataaaatattaatcctatggttatttttaaccaatcatatcataaaaaattgttaattaaCCGAAAAATAACCTGTTGACAACTTATCCCAGAGTTATACAATCGGCTgcagaaatatttgaaatatatgtactGAAACACTTACAGTAACTATTTccaataatttttcaaaacttaccAGGTAATCTTCGCACACGCAGACAAGGATATGAGGAAATTGAGGTTGCATTCTTCGCCACGATCCGAACATCCCAGCCCCATCTAGGCCAAGGTCAAATCGTTATATTCGACCACGTGGTAACAAACATCGACTCGTCGAATTCTGTTGGCGGATACAGCCCAAATACCGGTAATCTATGCTTAAACGTTCACTACGTTTCAAAATACGCTGATCGTACggtgtttttatgaatgaagTTTACAATGATAATAGCATTTATGATTGTTATCTATCAGTGAACACTCCATGATGCAAATGAATCAATTACGAAATGTTCCTAGCACAATATCAACTCAGTCGCAAAGGAATCTCTTTACCGGTGTTTTCCTCCGCGACCGCAACGTCCGTGTCGTTTCCGATCAATGAATTTGTCAGTGACTTGTTTCATACTCCTCGTTTTGTAAAATCACTGGACACTTTTCGTTTATACGTACCGCGACTGACTGCTATTGATTTGttggtcatcaggtcaaaggtcaaggtccgTATGACCTTAAAAAAACTGTTACCGATCAAGTgcttgtaaaatacatattgtagCATCATCAACTTTTGTGTACACATTGGTCATAGTCATTAAATGacccatattgttttttttatcagaaggTAGAAGGTAAAGATTATATAGTGACTATTAAAGATTAGTTTCGTATCAATATAGGGTGAATACCTTGTTGTTAGCACATTAATTTAGGTCAGAATATTTCACATCTGAATTATAGGGTGAGTAGGTGAAAGATGAAGATTATAGTTACTCTTAAAAAACGGCTTCCACTCAATAACTTGTGAACGCTTTGTTTTTAGATCGTTAAATCTGTGTATGCGCATTGGTCATGTTCAGTGGATGACCCTTATGATTGTTGTGTCattatatcaaaggtcaaggtcttaTAGAGTTTGCCGACTTTTTGTCCTTCTTTATTTTGAGATTGAAAGGTCAAAATTCACGGCAAAAGTGagtcatttacattaaataatgtttaattgggCTATAATGGTCATTCGTGACATATTACAATACTCGTACGTGAAAGCGTGTATACAATCGTAACATTATGCATTTTTCAGGTACATTTACTGCACCTGTTGATGGGTTGTATGTATTTTCTGCGACGCTTGTCTCAGCTTATGATCAATCAAACCATGCAACCGTCTTCAAGAATAACCAACGACTCACCGTTATGTACTTCCATGGAAATGCTGTACATGATTATGACAAAACATCTCAGACACTCGTCCTTGACCTCAAACAGGCAGACACCATCTCGGTCAGAGAATCTGAGAACGACAAAAGCTATTACCCTGATGACCACTGTTTGTTTTCTGGCTTTCTCCTGCGGCAGCACTATTCTGGTGTAATTGTTGGGTAAACTTGTctgtaattttattgcaaatacaAGTAGTTCACATCATCTGTTATAAAACGTCCGGAcaaaaaagaagtttaaatgcTCTGTTATAATACGTCCGCACAACAAAGTAGTTCACGTCATCTTTAATAATACATCCGCgtagcaaaatatttcacatcgTCTGTTATAATACATCCGCAcaaaaaagtagttcatatCATCTGTATTTAACGCCCGCACAACAAAGTAGTTCACATCGTCTGTTCTTATAAGCCCACACAACAAAGTATTTCTCATCATCACAAGAAAGTATTTCGCACCATTTTGATCAGATGGTTTTATAACATTAAAGGactatggaggctattcgttg
The DNA window shown above is from Mya arenaria isolate MELC-2E11 chromosome 6, ASM2691426v1 and carries:
- the LOC128237755 gene encoding complement C1q subcomponent subunit B-like produces the protein MVASGTICFVVVLLFTQTEAENEILNRITTLEKECSKLNSNVRDLQSEVEGMKAESKWGKEQLQHLTDAMFTKEGNLRTRRQGYEEIEVAFFATIRTSQPHLGQGQIVIFDHVVTNIDSSNSVGGYSPNTGTFTAPVDGLYVFSATLVSAYDQSNHATVFKNNQRLTVMYFHGNAVHDYDKTSQTLVLDLKQADTISVRESENDKSYYPDDHCLFSGFLLRQHYSGVIVG